The following are encoded in a window of Pseudomonas multiresinivorans genomic DNA:
- the lapD gene encoding cyclic di-GMP receptor LapD yields MSLFKQLLIAICLFLVVAFSGSFMVSLESSREQYGNQLRSHAQDAATALGLSLTPNIDDPAMVELMVSSIFDSGYFESIRVIDLASGKVMVERTGVPDAVAAKVPQWFISLIDLHSAGGDAIVSRGWTQAARVEVLSHPMFAIAKLWQSALGSLLWLVLCGIASAVLGAILLRRQLKPLDYMVEQSHAIARREFLSLPELPRTPELRRVVQAMNQMVEKLKALFQEQAQRSERLRDEAYQDSLTGLGNRRFFDMQLHNRLSAEDQVSSGVLLVLRVNDLAGLNQRLGGQRVDQLLKAVADQLRLAGQGLGAGLTLARSRGGEFVMLAPGLMPEDAPALAMRLEGMLAALVSTGASDVSPVACLGLVPFVSGESTQALLQRADEALVQAERQNDSCWAFLQGGAKPVAEERHTWHQLLDEALVHKRFQLHFQAVVSCADPQVVLHYKVLSRLPDGQGGSIAAGRFLPWLDRFGWTARLDLLMLESVLADLAKHNRPLALNLSAALLRDEWATTRVFDLLKQHPQFAGRLTLELEEDQLPAQAVLEVLTRRLGELGYRLSLQHFGGRFSMIGNLARLGLAYLKVDGSHIRHIDQENDKRLFIEAMQRAAHSIDLPLIAERVETAGEFRVLKEMGIQGVQGQLFGGPAPW; encoded by the coding sequence ATGTCCCTGTTCAAACAGTTGTTGATCGCCATCTGCCTGTTCCTGGTGGTCGCTTTCAGCGGCAGCTTCATGGTCAGCCTGGAAAGCTCGCGCGAGCAGTACGGCAACCAGCTGCGCTCCCACGCTCAGGACGCGGCCACCGCGCTGGGTCTGTCGCTGACGCCGAACATCGACGACCCGGCGATGGTCGAGCTGATGGTCAGTTCGATCTTCGACAGTGGCTACTTCGAGAGCATCCGCGTGATCGACCTGGCCTCGGGCAAGGTCATGGTCGAGCGCACCGGTGTGCCCGACGCGGTAGCGGCCAAGGTGCCGCAGTGGTTCATTTCTCTGATCGACCTGCATTCGGCCGGTGGCGATGCCATCGTCAGCCGCGGCTGGACCCAGGCCGCACGGGTCGAGGTGCTCAGCCACCCGATGTTCGCCATCGCCAAGCTCTGGCAGAGCGCCCTGGGCAGCCTGCTCTGGCTGGTACTGTGCGGCATCGCCAGCGCCGTGCTCGGCGCCATCCTGCTGCGCCGCCAGCTGAAGCCGCTGGACTATATGGTGGAGCAGTCCCACGCCATCGCCCGCCGCGAATTCCTCAGCCTGCCGGAGCTGCCGCGTACCCCCGAACTGCGCCGTGTGGTGCAGGCGATGAACCAGATGGTGGAGAAGCTCAAGGCGCTGTTCCAGGAACAGGCCCAGCGCAGCGAACGCCTGCGCGACGAGGCCTACCAGGACAGCCTGACCGGGCTGGGCAACCGGCGCTTCTTCGACATGCAACTGCACAACCGACTGAGCGCCGAGGACCAGGTCAGCAGCGGCGTGCTGCTGGTGCTGCGGGTCAACGACCTCGCCGGACTCAACCAGCGCCTGGGCGGCCAGCGTGTCGACCAGTTGCTCAAGGCCGTGGCGGACCAGCTGCGCCTGGCCGGGCAGGGCCTGGGTGCCGGCTTGACCCTGGCGCGCAGCCGCGGTGGCGAGTTCGTGATGCTCGCGCCGGGGCTGATGCCCGAGGACGCACCGGCCCTGGCGATGCGCCTGGAAGGCATGCTGGCCGCGCTGGTCTCCACCGGTGCCAGCGATGTGAGCCCGGTGGCGTGCCTGGGGTTGGTGCCTTTCGTTTCCGGCGAGTCGACACAGGCATTGTTGCAGCGCGCCGACGAGGCGCTGGTGCAGGCCGAACGACAGAACGACAGCTGCTGGGCCTTCCTCCAGGGCGGGGCGAAACCGGTCGCGGAGGAGCGCCACACCTGGCACCAGTTGCTGGACGAGGCGCTGGTGCACAAGCGTTTCCAGCTGCATTTCCAGGCGGTGGTGTCCTGCGCCGATCCGCAGGTCGTGCTGCACTACAAGGTGCTCTCGCGCCTGCCGGACGGGCAGGGCGGCAGCATCGCCGCCGGGCGCTTCCTGCCCTGGCTGGACCGCTTCGGCTGGACCGCGCGACTGGACCTGCTGATGCTCGAAAGCGTGCTGGCCGACTTGGCCAAGCATAACCGTCCGCTGGCGCTGAACCTGTCCGCCGCGCTGCTGCGCGACGAATGGGCGACTACCCGAGTGTTCGACTTGCTGAAGCAGCATCCGCAGTTCGCCGGACGCCTGACCCTGGAGCTGGAGGAAGACCAGCTGCCGGCACAAGCGGTGCTGGAGGTGCTGACCCGTCGTCTCGGCGAGCTGGGTTATCGCCTGAGCCTGCAGCACTTCGGTGGGCGCTTCAGCATGATTGGCAACCTGGCCCGCCTGGGGCTGGCGTACCTCAAGGTTGATGGCAGCCATATCCGCCACATCGACCAGGAGAACGACAAGCGCCTGTTCATCGAGGCGATGCAGCGGGCCGCGCACAGCATCGACCTGCCGCTGATCGCCGAGCGCGTGGAGACGGCCGGGGAGTTCCGGGTGTTGAAAGAGATGGGGATTCAGGGCGTGCAGGGGCAGTTGTTCGGTGGGCCGGCGCCGTGGTGA
- the lapG gene encoding cysteine protease LapG, translated as MALVLAASFVLAGAQQVEWDFKLISEQSARLYGPLGDGQVRIDAWQKMLAEQSTTAERDQLQAVNRFFNDQLRFTDDLSLWHEVDYWATPIEALLKGAGDCEDFAIAKYISLRHLGVPAQKLRITYVKALRLNQAHMVLTYYPRPDAVPLVLDNLIGSILPASQRSDLQPVYAFNGEGLWLAGSGAGGGKQVGDSKRLSRWQDLLKKMKAEGFPSNE; from the coding sequence TTGGCCCTGGTGCTGGCCGCATCGTTCGTCCTGGCGGGCGCACAGCAGGTCGAGTGGGACTTCAAGCTGATCAGCGAGCAGTCCGCGCGCCTGTACGGCCCGCTGGGCGATGGCCAGGTGCGTATCGATGCCTGGCAGAAGATGCTTGCGGAGCAGTCCACGACTGCAGAGCGCGACCAGCTGCAGGCGGTCAATCGCTTCTTCAACGACCAGCTGCGCTTTACCGACGACCTCAGCCTCTGGCACGAAGTGGACTACTGGGCCACGCCGATTGAGGCGCTGCTCAAGGGAGCCGGCGATTGCGAGGACTTCGCCATCGCCAAGTACATCAGCCTGCGACACCTGGGCGTGCCGGCGCAGAAGCTGCGCATTACCTACGTCAAGGCATTGCGTTTGAACCAGGCGCATATGGTGCTGACTTATTACCCGAGGCCCGATGCCGTGCCGCTGGTGCTGGACAACCTGATTGGCAGCATCCTGCCGGCCAGCCAGCGCAGCGACCTGCAGCCGGTGTACGCCTTCAACGGCGAGGGCCTGTGGCTCGCCGGCAGCGGCGCGGGTGGCGGCAAGCAGGTGGGCGACAGCAAGCGGCTGTCGCGTTGGCAGGACCTGTTGAAGAAGATGAAGGCCGAAGGATTCCCTTCGAACGAATAG
- a CDS encoding alkyl/aryl-sulfatase, protein MSRLSAAVLLAGLCPGLLVAAEQPKPPTSFTEAAQEQVRQTLPFNDRADFDRVEKGLIKRPDNLVIKNDDGSVAWQLGDYDFIKAAKDLGSVNPSLMRQAQLNLSYGLFKVTDGIYQVRGYDLANTTFIEGKTGWIVIDTLTTPATSKAAYALVSQELGQKPIRAIIYSHAHVDHFGGVKGLVSQEQVDKGEVQIIAPKGFMEAAIKENVMAGNAMIRRATYQYGTVLPKGPQGQVDMAIGKGVAHGPLSIIAPTRLIEGELQDLEIDGVPFTFQNTPGTESPAEMNVWLPQQKALLMAENVTATLHNLYTLRGAETRDPLGWSKYINEALHRFGDKAEVMFAVHNWPRWGHEDIVRTLEKQRDMYGYLNDQTLHLANQGVTINQIHERLKVPPELANEWFNRGYHGSVSHNVRAVVNKYLGYYDSNPATLNPLAPEDSAKKYVEFMGGADHLLQMAKASFDKGEYRWVVEVVNKLVFADPTNQAARNLQADALEQLGYQAENAGWRNSYLVAAQELRNGVPRNLPSLRVGNPDALAAMDTGLLFDYLGVRMNAQKAEGEDFSINLVLPDKNEQYLLELKNSHLNNIKGVQSENAGQTVTIDRADLNRLMLKEVSPVRLVFEGKLKSSGNPLLLAKLFGMLEDFDFWFDIVTPPEKS, encoded by the coding sequence ATGTCCCGTCTTTCCGCTGCCGTCCTGCTGGCCGGTCTCTGCCCCGGCCTGCTGGTCGCCGCCGAGCAGCCCAAACCGCCGACCTCCTTCACCGAAGCCGCCCAGGAACAGGTGCGCCAGACGCTGCCGTTCAACGACCGCGCCGACTTCGACCGGGTGGAGAAGGGCCTGATCAAGCGCCCCGACAACCTGGTGATCAAGAACGATGACGGCAGCGTCGCCTGGCAACTGGGCGACTACGACTTCATCAAGGCCGCGAAGGACCTGGGCAGCGTCAACCCCAGCCTGATGCGCCAGGCGCAGTTGAACCTGTCCTATGGGCTGTTCAAGGTCACCGACGGCATCTACCAGGTGCGCGGCTACGACCTGGCCAACACCACCTTCATCGAAGGCAAGACCGGCTGGATCGTCATCGACACCCTGACCACTCCGGCGACCTCCAAGGCTGCCTACGCCCTGGTGAGCCAGGAGCTGGGGCAGAAGCCGATCCGCGCGATCATCTACAGCCATGCCCATGTCGACCACTTCGGCGGGGTGAAGGGCCTGGTCAGCCAGGAGCAGGTGGACAAGGGCGAGGTGCAGATCATTGCGCCCAAGGGCTTCATGGAGGCGGCGATCAAGGAAAACGTCATGGCCGGCAACGCCATGATTCGCCGTGCCACCTACCAGTACGGCACTGTTCTGCCCAAGGGTCCGCAGGGGCAGGTGGACATGGCCATCGGCAAGGGCGTGGCACACGGTCCGTTGAGCATCATCGCGCCGACCAGGCTGATCGAAGGCGAGCTGCAGGACCTGGAAATCGACGGTGTGCCCTTCACCTTCCAGAACACCCCGGGCACCGAATCGCCGGCGGAAATGAACGTCTGGCTGCCGCAGCAGAAGGCGCTGCTGATGGCCGAGAACGTCACCGCCACCCTGCACAACCTCTATACCCTGCGCGGTGCCGAGACGCGCGACCCGCTGGGCTGGAGCAAGTACATCAACGAGGCGCTGCACCGTTTCGGCGACAAGGCCGAGGTGATGTTCGCCGTGCACAACTGGCCGCGCTGGGGCCACGAGGACATCGTCCGCACCCTGGAGAAACAGCGCGACATGTACGGCTACCTCAACGATCAGACCCTGCACCTGGCCAACCAGGGCGTGACCATCAACCAGATCCATGAGCGCCTGAAGGTGCCGCCGGAGCTGGCCAACGAATGGTTCAACCGTGGCTACCACGGCAGTGTCAGCCACAACGTGCGCGCCGTGGTGAACAAGTACCTGGGCTACTACGACAGCAACCCGGCGACGCTGAACCCGCTGGCGCCGGAAGATTCGGCGAAGAAGTACGTCGAGTTCATGGGCGGTGCCGATCACCTGCTGCAGATGGCCAAGGCCTCCTTCGACAAGGGTGAGTACCGCTGGGTGGTGGAGGTTGTGAACAAGCTGGTCTTCGCCGACCCGACCAACCAGGCCGCGCGCAACCTGCAGGCCGACGCCCTGGAGCAGCTCGGCTATCAGGCGGAGAACGCCGGCTGGCGCAACAGCTACCTGGTCGCCGCGCAGGAGCTGCGCAACGGCGTACCGCGGAACCTGCCGTCGCTGCGCGTGGGCAATCCCGATGCGCTGGCTGCCATGGATACCGGCTTGCTGTTCGACTACCTCGGCGTGCGGATGAATGCGCAGAAGGCCGAGGGCGAGGACTTCAGTATCAACCTGGTACTGCCTGACAAGAACGAGCAGTACCTGCTGGAACTGAAAAACTCGCACCTGAACAACATCAAGGGCGTGCAGAGCGAAAATGCCGGGCAGACCGTCACCATCGACCGCGCCGACCTCAACCGCCTGATGCTCAAGGAGGTCTCGCCGGTGCGCCTGGTGTTCGAGGGCAAGCTCAAGAGTTCGGGCAATCCTCTGCTGCTGGCAAAACTGTTCGGCATGCTCGAAGACTTCGACTTCTGGTTCGACATCGTGACCCCACCCGAAAAGAGCTGA
- a CDS encoding LysR family transcriptional regulator, whose amino-acid sequence MSDLRQLRHFVALAEHGHFARAADAVNLSQPALSRSIQALEGQLNCQLVDRNPRGVTLTAHGRLVLEHARRLLAGDRALKNAVLQLADLETGELRLGAGPFPGARLLPQVLARYSSAHPKVSILLSIENWSELQQRLLDDELELFVADYRELEGDSRLDILPLREHRGVLFCRPGHPLMASQPSLDSVLSYPLAGPRLPRDAHEGLSRILGRAQPLSVQCDDVLMLKELVKGSDVLCLATWDVVAADVQAGRLAVLPWPNGEVAGRGSAYALVRHAGRSLSPAASQFVELLLEEDAAFNAAS is encoded by the coding sequence ATGAGCGATCTTCGCCAGCTACGCCACTTCGTCGCCCTCGCCGAGCACGGCCACTTCGCCCGTGCCGCCGATGCGGTGAATCTTAGTCAACCCGCCCTGTCGCGCAGTATCCAGGCGCTGGAGGGCCAGCTGAATTGCCAGCTGGTGGACCGCAACCCGCGCGGCGTCACCCTCACCGCCCACGGCCGGCTGGTACTGGAGCATGCCCGCCGCCTGCTGGCCGGTGATCGCGCGCTGAAGAACGCGGTGCTGCAACTGGCGGACCTGGAAACCGGCGAGCTGCGCCTGGGCGCCGGCCCCTTCCCCGGCGCGCGACTGCTGCCCCAGGTACTGGCGCGCTACAGCAGCGCACACCCGAAGGTGTCGATCCTGCTGTCCATCGAAAACTGGAGCGAATTGCAGCAGCGCCTGCTGGATGACGAGCTGGAGCTGTTCGTCGCCGACTACCGCGAACTGGAGGGCGACAGTCGCCTCGACATCCTGCCGCTGCGCGAGCACCGCGGCGTGCTGTTCTGTCGGCCGGGGCATCCGCTGATGGCCAGCCAACCTTCGCTCGACAGCGTGCTCAGCTATCCGCTGGCAGGGCCGCGCCTGCCCCGCGACGCCCACGAGGGGCTCTCGCGCATCCTGGGCCGCGCACAGCCGTTGAGCGTGCAGTGCGATGACGTGCTGATGCTCAAGGAACTGGTGAAGGGCAGCGACGTGCTCTGCCTCGCCACCTGGGACGTGGTCGCCGCCGATGTCCAGGCTGGCAGGCTCGCCGTACTGCCCTGGCCCAATGGCGAAGTGGCCGGGCGCGGCTCTGCCTACGCGCTGGTACGGCACGCCGGCCGCAGCCTGTCGCCGGCGGCCAGCCAGTTCGTCGAGCTGTTGCTGGAGGAAGACGCGGCATTCAATGCCGCGTCATGA
- a CDS encoding DUF1145 domain-containing protein — MSELLSFAKGALTMFWLAAVLNLIYPFGELHRPLLWLSAILLVVHVGEVLLLARRRSVTEKVQVLLFGVLHLQSRKLRRLETVNG, encoded by the coding sequence ATGTCCGAATTGCTGAGCTTTGCCAAGGGCGCGCTGACCATGTTCTGGCTCGCTGCCGTGCTCAACCTGATCTATCCGTTCGGCGAGCTGCATCGCCCGCTGCTATGGCTCTCCGCGATCCTGCTGGTGGTGCATGTGGGCGAGGTGCTGTTGCTGGCGCGTCGGCGTTCGGTCACGGAGAAAGTGCAGGTCCTGCTGTTCGGCGTGCTGCATCTGCAAAGCCGCAAGCTTCGCCGTCTGGAAACTGTAAACGGCTGA
- a CDS encoding putative urea ABC transporter substrate-binding protein has protein sequence MRKPLLTALFAAGLVAFSLSASAAAKNSFNLCWTIYAGWMPWEYAASHGIVDKWAKKYGIEIKVTQLNDYIESINQYTAGQFDGCTMTNMDALTIPAAGGVDSTALIVSDFSNGNDGIVLKGEGKTLADLKGLDVNLVELSVSHYLLARALESARLSEKDVKTVNTSDADIAAAFNTDDVQAVTTWNPMLAEARAKPGTSEVFNSSQIPGEIMDMMVVNSAVLKDNPALGKALTGAWFETVALMQGNSAETRAALEHMAKASGTDLAGYQSQLATTRLFATPQEALAFATSPKLPATMDKVAAFSFAHGLLGEGAKSADAVGMSFAGGLSTGDAQNLKLRFDPSYVQMAADGKL, from the coding sequence ATGCGCAAGCCCCTTCTGACCGCCCTGTTCGCCGCCGGCCTCGTCGCCTTCAGCCTCTCAGCCTCCGCCGCCGCGAAGAACAGCTTCAACCTCTGCTGGACCATCTACGCCGGCTGGATGCCCTGGGAATACGCGGCCAGCCACGGCATCGTCGACAAGTGGGCGAAGAAGTACGGCATCGAGATCAAGGTCACCCAGCTCAACGACTACATCGAGTCGATCAACCAGTACACCGCCGGCCAGTTCGATGGCTGCACCATGACCAACATGGACGCCCTGACCATTCCCGCCGCCGGCGGCGTCGACTCCACCGCGCTGATCGTCAGCGACTTCTCCAACGGCAACGACGGCATCGTCCTCAAGGGCGAGGGCAAGACCCTGGCCGACCTCAAGGGCCTGGACGTCAACCTGGTGGAGCTTTCCGTCTCCCACTACCTGCTCGCCCGCGCGCTGGAAAGTGCCCGCCTGAGCGAGAAGGACGTGAAGACAGTGAACACCTCCGACGCCGACATCGCCGCCGCCTTCAACACCGACGACGTGCAGGCCGTGACCACCTGGAACCCGATGCTCGCCGAGGCCCGCGCCAAGCCGGGCACCAGCGAAGTGTTCAACTCCAGCCAGATCCCCGGCGAGATCATGGACATGATGGTGGTCAACAGCGCCGTCCTGAAGGACAACCCCGCCCTGGGCAAGGCCCTGACCGGCGCCTGGTTCGAGACCGTCGCGCTGATGCAGGGCAATAGCGCCGAAACCCGCGCCGCGCTGGAACACATGGCCAAGGCCTCGGGCACCGATCTCGCCGGTTACCAGAGCCAGCTCGCCACCACCAGGCTGTTCGCCACCCCGCAGGAGGCGCTGGCCTTCGCCACCAGCCCGAAACTGCCGGCAACCATGGACAAGGTCGCGGCCTTCTCCTTCGCCCACGGCCTGCTCGGCGAAGGCGCGAAAAGTGCCGACGCGGTCGGCATGAGCTTCGCAGGCGGGCTGTCCACCGGCGACGCGCAGAACCTCAAGCTGCGCTTCGATCCGAGCTACGTGCAGATGGCGGCTGACGGCAAGCTCTGA
- a CDS encoding ABC transporter permease, with translation MRLINRTPDRSGRLFLVLLPFALLLFAYFAGSTSRLAENPNDKLLPSAAQMADAVNRLAFSEDKRTGEVLFWQDTGASLQRLGMGLGIAALLGLVLGIAAGSVPLFGAPLSPLLTVLSMIPPLAILPVLFIVFGLGELSKVVLIVIGVAPCIARDIEQRAREIPRELLIKAQTLGASTWTLILRVVLPQLMPRLLISLRLMLGSAWLFLIAAEAIASTDGLGYRIFLVRRYLAMDVILPYVVWITALAWLMDYGLRLLTRRAFPWYEGGKA, from the coding sequence ATGCGCCTGATCAACCGAACCCCCGACCGCAGCGGCCGCCTGTTCCTCGTGCTGCTGCCCTTCGCCCTGCTGCTGTTCGCCTACTTCGCGGGCTCCACCTCGCGGCTGGCGGAGAACCCCAACGACAAGCTGCTGCCCAGCGCCGCGCAGATGGCCGACGCGGTGAACCGCCTGGCTTTCAGCGAAGACAAGCGCACCGGCGAAGTGCTGTTCTGGCAGGACACCGGCGCCAGCCTGCAACGCCTCGGCATGGGCCTGGGCATCGCCGCCCTGCTCGGCCTGGTGCTGGGCATTGCCGCCGGCAGCGTGCCGCTGTTCGGCGCGCCGCTGTCGCCGCTGCTCACTGTGCTGTCGATGATTCCGCCGCTGGCGATCCTGCCGGTGCTGTTCATCGTCTTCGGCCTCGGCGAGTTGTCCAAGGTGGTGCTGATCGTCATCGGCGTCGCCCCCTGCATCGCCCGTGACATCGAACAGCGCGCGAGGGAAATCCCCCGCGAACTGCTGATCAAGGCGCAAACCCTGGGCGCCAGCACCTGGACGCTGATCCTGCGCGTGGTGCTGCCGCAACTGATGCCGCGCCTGCTCATTTCCCTGCGCCTGATGCTCGGCTCGGCCTGGCTGTTCCTCATCGCCGCCGAAGCCATCGCCTCTACCGACGGCCTGGGCTACCGCATCTTCCTCGTGCGCCGCTATCTGGCCATGGACGTGATACTGCCCTACGTGGTGTGGATCACCGCCCTGGCCTGGCTGATGGACTACGGCCTGCGCCTGCTCACCCGGCGTGCCTTCCCCTGGTACGAAGGAGGCAAGGCATGA
- a CDS encoding ABC transporter ATP-binding protein, which yields MSFISVKNVWQEYDGNVVLERLNLDVKEGEFCTLVGASGCGKSTFLRLLLGQERPSRGELLLEGQPLPGEPDPSRGVVFQRYSVFPHLSVLDNVALGLELPRSPLLGRLFGNAKREAREQAAALLERVGLGHALKQYPSALSGGMQQRLAIAQALVMKPRVLLLDEPFGALDPGIRKDMHALLLELWQETRLTVFMVTHDLAEGFSLGTRLLVFDKVRHDPQAPTAYGARITYDIPLNADRKAARAALPEPLAARLETAAAPLITPAY from the coding sequence ATGAGCTTCATCTCCGTGAAGAACGTCTGGCAGGAATACGACGGCAACGTGGTGCTCGAACGCCTCAATCTCGATGTGAAGGAAGGCGAGTTCTGCACCCTGGTCGGCGCCTCCGGCTGCGGCAAGTCCACCTTCCTGCGCCTGCTGCTCGGCCAGGAGCGCCCCAGCCGTGGCGAGCTGCTGCTCGAAGGCCAACCGCTGCCGGGCGAGCCCGACCCGAGCCGTGGCGTGGTGTTCCAGCGTTACTCGGTATTCCCGCACTTGTCCGTGCTCGACAACGTCGCCCTCGGCCTCGAACTGCCGCGTTCGCCGCTGCTCGGCCGGCTGTTCGGCAACGCCAAGCGCGAGGCTCGCGAACAGGCTGCCGCCCTGCTCGAACGCGTCGGCCTCGGCCATGCGCTTAAGCAGTATCCGAGCGCCCTGTCCGGCGGCATGCAGCAACGCCTGGCCATCGCCCAGGCACTGGTGATGAAGCCGCGCGTGCTGCTGCTCGACGAACCCTTCGGCGCGCTCGACCCCGGCATCCGCAAGGACATGCACGCCCTGCTGCTGGAGCTGTGGCAGGAAACCCGGCTCACCGTGTTTATGGTCACCCACGACCTCGCCGAGGGCTTCAGCCTGGGCACTCGCCTGCTGGTCTTCGACAAGGTTCGCCATGACCCGCAGGCACCCACCGCCTACGGCGCCCGCATCACCTACGACATCCCGCTCAACGCCGACCGCAAGGCCGCCCGCGCCGCCCTGCCCGAACCGCTTGCCGCGCGCCTGGAAACGGCCGCCGCCCCGCTGATCACGCCGGCCTACTAA
- a CDS encoding urea amidolyase associated protein UAAP1 encodes MNELRTTLYEETVPGGGHTSFVLKRGQVLRLTDIEGGGNVSLLLFNAVEKSERLNLPDSLKCQHTAKLTAGHCLYSDMGRVLAAITADSCGWHDSFGGVLNAAEVQEKYGAGRYQELRNGFHRNGVDNLLVEMGKWNMRLQDLLMCLNLFSRVDVDADGCFRFAQGNSKAGDYVELYAPMDTLVVLTALQHPLDPNPQYAPKPIGLTWQQVAGDGISVLCRTSRPENGRGFHNTERQYL; translated from the coding sequence ATGAACGAATTGCGCACCACCCTCTACGAAGAAACCGTCCCCGGCGGCGGCCATACCTCCTTCGTCCTCAAGCGCGGCCAGGTGCTGCGCCTGACTGACATCGAAGGCGGCGGCAACGTCAGCCTGCTGCTGTTCAACGCCGTCGAGAAAAGCGAGCGGCTGAACCTGCCCGACAGCCTCAAATGCCAGCACACCGCCAAGCTCACCGCCGGCCACTGCCTGTACTCGGACATGGGCCGCGTGCTCGCCGCCATCACCGCCGACAGCTGCGGCTGGCACGACAGCTTTGGCGGCGTGCTGAACGCCGCCGAAGTGCAGGAGAAATACGGCGCGGGCCGCTACCAGGAACTGCGCAACGGCTTCCATCGCAACGGCGTGGACAACCTGCTGGTGGAGATGGGCAAGTGGAACATGCGCCTGCAGGACCTGCTGATGTGCCTGAACCTGTTCAGCCGCGTGGACGTCGATGCCGACGGCTGCTTCCGCTTCGCCCAGGGCAATTCCAAGGCCGGCGACTACGTCGAGCTCTACGCACCGATGGACACGCTGGTAGTGCTCACCGCCCTGCAACACCCGCTGGACCCGAACCCGCAGTACGCACCCAAGCCCATCGGCCTGACCTGGCAGCAGGTTGCCGGCGACGGCATCAGCGTGCTCTGCCGCACGTCCCGCCCGGAGAACGGTCGCGGCTTCCACAACACCGAACGCCAGTACCTGTAA
- a CDS encoding urea amidolyase associated protein UAAP2, whose product MPIVPSDKHPEACVSRTLIPAGEPSLTELKAGQTLRILDLEGNQAVDTLFFSAANPRERYDVQRTLRKQGQVYLSAGSVLYSNLGKPMLSIVADTCGRHDTLGGACAQESNTVRYALDKRYMHSCRDNFLRASLHDGRLGKADISHNINFFMNVPVTAEGGLTFEDGISAAGKYVELLAHMDVIVLISNCPQLNNPCNGWNPTPAELLVWD is encoded by the coding sequence ATGCCCATCGTCCCCAGCGACAAACACCCTGAAGCCTGCGTCTCGCGCACCCTGATCCCGGCCGGCGAACCCAGCCTGACTGAATTGAAAGCCGGGCAGACCCTGCGCATCCTCGACCTGGAAGGCAACCAGGCAGTGGACACGCTGTTCTTCAGCGCCGCCAACCCGCGCGAGCGCTACGACGTGCAACGCACCCTGCGCAAGCAGGGGCAGGTCTACCTCAGCGCCGGCAGCGTGCTGTATTCCAACCTCGGCAAGCCGATGCTGAGCATCGTCGCCGACACCTGCGGCCGCCACGACACCCTCGGCGGCGCTTGCGCCCAGGAAAGCAACACCGTGCGCTACGCCCTGGACAAGCGCTACATGCACAGCTGCCGCGACAACTTCCTGCGCGCCAGCCTGCACGACGGCCGCCTGGGCAAGGCCGACATCAGCCACAACATCAACTTCTTCATGAACGTTCCGGTCACCGCCGAGGGCGGCCTGACCTTCGAGGACGGCATCTCCGCTGCCGGCAAGTACGTCGAGCTGCTCGCGCACATGGACGTCATCGTCCTGATCTCCAACTGCCCGCAGCTCAACAACCCCTGCAACGGCTGGAACCCGACGCCGGCGGAGTTGCTGGTATGGGACTGA